AGGCCGTCGGCGTCGACCTCGGCGGGCAGGCCGGCGGCCAGCAGGGCCTTCGGCTCCGAGCCGAAGGCGAGGGAGCCGTCGGGCAGTTCGGCCCAGTAGAGCGGTTCGACGCCGAGCCGGTCGCGGATCAGCACCAGCTCCTCGGTGCGGGTGTCCCAGATCGCGACCGCGTAGCCGCCGATCAGCCGCTCGGCGGCTGCCTCGCCCCACTCCAGGTAGGCGCGCAGGGTGAGTTCGGCGTCCGAGCCGTTGCGGACGCGGTGGCCGCGGGCGGTCAGCGCGGTGTGCAGCGGGCCGGGGTTGAGGAGTTCGCCGGAGAACGCGATGACGGCCGGGGCCGGGTCCAGCTCGGGCGGGAACCAGGGCTGCGGCACGTCGTTGCGGGGCCCGGTGTGGAACTGGCGGTGGCCGAGGGCGGCGTGCCGGGCGAGCCAGGTGCCGCCGCGGCGCGGGCCGCGGTGGGTCAGGGTGTCGGTGAACTCCCTTACGAGATCGGCCTGTTCGCGCACATCCCCGCTGCGCGACACCAGCCCTGCAAGAGCGCTCATGCCCGTACTCCGGTGGTCTTCGCGACCTGCTCCAGCGACTCGCGCACCAGGGAGGTGAGCGGGGCGGGCAGCCGGCCCCAGTTGGCTTCCTCGTTGAGGTCGAGGACCCGGGAGAGCTTCCAGCCGAGGTACTGGCCGAGCGAGGCCAGCGGGGGCAGCTTCTCCACCGGGTGGACGGTCACCGTGTACTCCTCGAACAGCGGGGCGAGGCGCTGCTCCAGCACCCGGGCCCAGGAGCCGTCCGGGGTGCCGTCGGTGGTGACCAGGCAGACCAGCGTCCGCCCGCGCAGCACCAGCATGTAGTTGAACACCGAGGCGCCGGGCAGGGCTTCGGCCCACAGCGCCTCCTCCAGGTCGTCCTGGCGGATGTTGTTCTCGGCGAGCAGCAGGACGTCCTGGGCGCGCCCGAGGGTGCGCAGCACGGGTAGTCGGATGCCGCAGTCGCACGGGTCGGTCTCGATCCGGACGAGGTCGCCGGTGCGGTAGCGCAGCAGTGGTCGGGAGGGGATGTCGAGGGTGGTGACGACCAGTTCGCCCTGCACGGGCTCGTTGTCCGGGCCCAGTACGGTGGTGCGCTCGCCGTCGTCGATCTCCAGCAGGTAGCTCTGGAGTTGCAGGTGCAGCCGGCGGTGTTCGCAGGTGACGGCGAGGGTGCCGGTCTCCGAGGAGCCGTACGAGCCGACGTAGGCGGTGCCGCCGGTGAGGCGTTCGAGGTGGCGCACGAAGCTGGGGCCGGTCTGCTCGGCCATCAGCAGGAGCCGGCCGAAGCGGGGCAGCGGCAGGCCGTTGCGCTGGGAGAACTGGGCCATCTCCAGCAGCCGGGAGGGCGGCCCGACGTAGACGTTGGCGTTCAGCTCGGAGACCAGGCGCAGCACCCGGGTGTAGTCGCCGGTGATGTTGTCCACCCAGGGGCGGAAGGACATCACCCCCAGGTACTCCAGCACCTTCTCGAACTGGTAGGCGGCGGGGGCGAAGGGCGCGTTGATGAGGATCAGCGCGACGTCGGAGGGCTGCAGCAGCCGGCCCCACATCTCGCCGATGTTGAGGGTGTTGATCAGCAGGTCGTCGACGGCCTTGGGGGCGGGGGCCGGGTCGCCGGTGGTGCCGGAGGACTCGTAGTAGTGCAGGAACTCCGACAGCGGGCGGGTGAAGGCGCCGGCGCCGTGGCCGCCGAGCTCCTTCTTGCCGAGGAAGGGCAGGGCGGCGAAGGCGTCGAGGGCTTCGGCCGGGGTCAGCGGGGTGTCGGAGCGCAGCCGGTCGGCGAGGGCGCCGGTCAGGGTCTCGGCGTACATCGGGGACCGTACGGCGGCGGTCAGGGTGTCGGCGAGCTTGGCGCCGTAGCGGTCGGCCGGGGCCTGGCCCTGCCAGGTGCGGTGGATCAGGGCGGTGTGGGAGTCCAGGCGCTCGGCGGCGTCCTGGCGCAGTACGGGATCGCGCAGTAGCAGCATCTCTGATTGCTCCTCGGGCTGTGGGG
The genomic region above belongs to Streptomyces sp. 1331.2 and contains:
- a CDS encoding phenylacetate--CoA ligase family protein, translating into MLLLRDPVLRQDAAERLDSHTALIHRTWQGQAPADRYGAKLADTLTAAVRSPMYAETLTGALADRLRSDTPLTPAEALDAFAALPFLGKKELGGHGAGAFTRPLSEFLHYYESSGTTGDPAPAPKAVDDLLINTLNIGEMWGRLLQPSDVALILINAPFAPAAYQFEKVLEYLGVMSFRPWVDNITGDYTRVLRLVSELNANVYVGPPSRLLEMAQFSQRNGLPLPRFGRLLLMAEQTGPSFVRHLERLTGGTAYVGSYGSSETGTLAVTCEHRRLHLQLQSYLLEIDDGERTTVLGPDNEPVQGELVVTTLDIPSRPLLRYRTGDLVRIETDPCDCGIRLPVLRTLGRAQDVLLLAENNIRQDDLEEALWAEALPGASVFNYMLVLRGRTLVCLVTTDGTPDGSWARVLEQRLAPLFEEYTVTVHPVEKLPPLASLGQYLGWKLSRVLDLNEEANWGRLPAPLTSLVRESLEQVAKTTGVRA